In the Haloferula helveola genome, one interval contains:
- a CDS encoding DUF1592 domain-containing protein, whose translation MIALLAATATLQAEPLRSFFEQHCIACHGPDETEGDLRLDTLPPLDGADDETREHWLTVLEVLEDGDMPPKKEPQPEAVEVAKVTGHIAAGLARLEEGPPPALRRMNRHEYENTLHDLLGIDTPLAEMLPEDGKVMGFDNVADGLSISPVLMERYLEAADVAFDAVIRRFPPLPSSTRRSVLMERKENRDSVDRKKGGSIESHGAFVDFSPGWPPARVDEVNATEPGRYDCRLAVWPHQPGERLIAVEVFVGPLFGTGKRRFVGVFDVTGKPGQPRVIEFSTWMDTGDSFHVLPRIFPEHVTWRDKHEERPGLAIEWMEVQGPLDQDFPSLSQIRLFGDRPTLSMEPGTPIWMRHRKDVKHHTVVSSQPEEDLRAILLEFIPRALRRPVPEPLAEQFVGLALDRLEAGRSFEESVRAGVTAVLCSPYFLLLNRENEIDDYALASRLSYFLWSSMPDEELLALAAEARLSDPAVRRAQVERMLADPKRERFVESFTGQWLDLREIEFTTPDPKLYPEFDPLLQHAMLGETRGFFREVLDRDLAADVFLDSDFTVLNRRLAEHYGLEGPDSHERFEVTALPADSIRGGLLTQGSVLKVTANGTTTSPVLRGVWVLEKILGRPAPPPPPGVPAVEPDIRGATSIREQLAKHSHDPSCARCHDRIDPPGFALESFDPVGGVRDRYRTLGEGDKPPGNKKNYRLGLPVDASGETRHGRDFAGFTEFREALLADSDDVARALAEKLLVYATGRAIGPGQRGEVDAILDSTRTGGHGLRSMIHAVVESELFHEP comes from the coding sequence ATGATCGCTCTGCTGGCAGCGACGGCCACGCTGCAGGCGGAACCGCTGAGGAGCTTCTTCGAGCAACACTGCATCGCCTGCCACGGTCCCGACGAAACCGAGGGTGACCTACGCCTTGATACGCTGCCGCCGCTCGATGGGGCGGACGACGAGACCCGCGAGCATTGGCTGACGGTGCTCGAGGTGCTTGAGGACGGGGACATGCCGCCGAAGAAGGAACCACAGCCGGAGGCCGTCGAGGTGGCGAAGGTGACCGGGCACATCGCCGCCGGTCTCGCGCGTCTCGAGGAAGGGCCACCACCCGCACTGCGCCGGATGAACCGCCACGAGTACGAGAACACGCTTCACGATTTGCTGGGCATCGACACGCCGCTCGCCGAGATGCTTCCCGAGGACGGCAAGGTGATGGGCTTCGACAATGTCGCCGACGGCCTGAGCATTTCTCCGGTGCTGATGGAGCGCTACCTGGAGGCGGCCGACGTCGCCTTCGACGCGGTGATCCGGCGCTTTCCTCCGCTGCCGTCGAGCACCCGCCGCTCGGTGCTGATGGAACGCAAGGAAAACCGCGACTCGGTGGACAGGAAGAAGGGAGGCTCGATTGAGTCCCACGGAGCCTTCGTCGACTTCTCGCCAGGATGGCCGCCGGCGCGGGTCGACGAGGTCAATGCCACCGAACCCGGCCGCTACGACTGTCGGCTGGCGGTCTGGCCGCACCAGCCGGGCGAGCGCCTGATTGCCGTCGAAGTGTTTGTCGGTCCTCTGTTCGGAACCGGGAAGCGCCGTTTCGTCGGGGTCTTCGACGTGACCGGGAAGCCGGGCCAACCGCGGGTCATCGAGTTCTCGACCTGGATGGACACCGGGGACTCCTTTCACGTGCTCCCGCGGATCTTCCCCGAGCATGTCACTTGGCGCGACAAGCATGAGGAACGGCCCGGGCTGGCGATCGAGTGGATGGAAGTCCAAGGTCCGCTCGACCAGGACTTCCCCTCCCTGTCGCAGATCCGGCTGTTCGGTGACCGGCCGACCCTTTCCATGGAGCCAGGCACGCCGATCTGGATGCGTCACCGCAAGGACGTGAAGCACCACACCGTGGTGTCAAGCCAGCCGGAGGAAGACCTGCGGGCGATCCTCCTCGAATTCATCCCGCGCGCCCTGCGCCGACCGGTCCCCGAGCCGCTGGCCGAACAGTTCGTCGGACTGGCCCTCGACCGGCTGGAAGCGGGTCGGAGCTTCGAGGAATCGGTCCGGGCGGGTGTCACTGCAGTACTGTGTTCACCGTATTTCCTCCTGCTGAATCGGGAGAATGAGATCGACGACTACGCGTTGGCTTCGCGGCTCTCTTACTTCCTGTGGTCTTCGATGCCCGACGAAGAGCTGCTGGCGCTGGCTGCAGAAGCACGGCTTTCCGACCCGGCGGTGCGCCGCGCGCAGGTCGAACGGATGCTCGCGGACCCGAAGCGCGAGCGCTTCGTCGAGAGTTTCACCGGCCAGTGGCTCGATCTCCGCGAAATTGAGTTCACCACGCCGGACCCGAAGCTCTACCCGGAGTTCGACCCGCTGCTGCAGCACGCGATGCTCGGTGAAACGCGCGGCTTCTTCCGTGAGGTCCTCGATCGCGATCTGGCGGCCGACGTGTTTCTCGACTCGGATTTCACCGTGCTCAACCGCCGGTTGGCCGAACACTACGGGCTCGAGGGGCCGGACAGCCACGAGCGATTCGAGGTGACCGCACTTCCCGCCGACAGCATCCGCGGCGGCCTGCTGACCCAAGGCAGCGTGCTGAAGGTCACCGCCAACGGCACCACCACCTCGCCGGTCCTGCGCGGTGTCTGGGTGCTCGAGAAAATCCTCGGCCGGCCCGCCCCGCCGCCGCCGCCCGGCGTCCCGGCGGTGGAGCCGGACATCCGCGGGGCGACCTCGATCCGCGAACAACTGGCGAAGCACAGCCACGACCCGTCCTGCGCCCGTTGCCACGACCGCATCGATCCGCCAGGCTTCGCACTGGAGTCATTCGATCCCGTCGGTGGCGTCCGCGACCGCTACCGCACGCTCGGCGAGGGTGACAAACCGCCCGGCAACAAGAAGAACTACCGCCTCGGCTTGCCGGTGGATGCCTCCGGGGAGACCCGCCACGGCCGGGATTTCGCCGGTTTCACCGAGTTCCGGGAAGCGCTGCTGGCCGACTCGGACGACGTCGCCCGAGCGCTTGCCGAGAAGCTGCTCGTCTACGCCACCGGGCGGGCGATCGGCCCCGGCCAGCGGGGCGAGGTCGACGCGATCCTCGACTCGACACGCACCGGTGGCCACGGCCTGCGCTCGATGATCCATGCCGTGGTCGAGAGCGAACTTTTCCACGAGCCATGA
- a CDS encoding DUF1552 domain-containing protein — MNYLNRRTFLKGVGVSLGLPLLEGMQPVFGRASRAAAAGSDVRRMVAINSPLGIHTPNLFPAGTGRDYEVTPYLEPLQALREKFTIMSGLMHPDVDGGHAAEQSFLTGAAHPGQPSFRNTISVDQFAAERIGHLTRVPSLSLSANNAGLSYSRSGVRIPPESRPSRLFAKLFLEGSEQEKAAQMRRIQDGQSIMDLVREQTRGVMKSASQSDGETLDQYFTSVRELEERLVRAEDWARRPKPEVDQEAPTDIEDRADFTGRMELMYDLIFLALRTDSTRLVTFAGAGGNEVVDLEGVDDGWHNLSHHGKDPDKIGKLAIIELEEMRLFGEFLKRLESVEEGGRTLLDQTAIVLGSNLGNASSHNNTNLPILAAGGRFRHGQHLAFNPDNPPPLCDLFVSYLQHLGLEAGEFSTGKRTLEGLEVVS, encoded by the coding sequence ATGAACTACTTGAACCGTCGTACGTTTCTCAAGGGAGTCGGGGTGAGCCTCGGCCTGCCGCTGCTCGAAGGCATGCAGCCGGTGTTCGGCCGCGCGTCCAGGGCTGCAGCCGCGGGCTCCGACGTCCGGCGGATGGTTGCGATCAATTCGCCGCTCGGCATCCACACTCCGAACCTCTTTCCGGCCGGCACCGGACGTGACTACGAAGTGACACCGTACCTCGAGCCGCTGCAGGCGCTGCGCGAGAAATTCACGATCATGTCCGGCCTGATGCACCCGGACGTCGACGGTGGCCACGCCGCCGAGCAGAGTTTCCTGACCGGCGCGGCCCACCCCGGGCAGCCGAGCTTCCGAAACACGATCTCGGTCGACCAGTTCGCCGCCGAGCGGATCGGTCATCTCACACGGGTGCCCTCGCTGTCGCTTTCCGCCAACAACGCGGGGCTTTCCTACAGCCGCTCCGGAGTGAGGATCCCACCGGAGTCGCGCCCGTCACGGCTGTTCGCGAAGCTGTTCCTCGAGGGATCCGAACAGGAAAAGGCCGCGCAAATGCGCCGGATCCAGGACGGTCAGAGCATCATGGACTTGGTGCGCGAGCAGACTCGCGGAGTGATGAAATCGGCCAGTCAGTCCGACGGCGAGACACTCGACCAGTATTTCACCAGCGTCCGTGAACTCGAAGAGCGGCTGGTGCGCGCCGAGGACTGGGCGCGCCGCCCGAAACCGGAAGTCGATCAGGAGGCGCCGACCGACATCGAGGACCGGGCCGACTTCACCGGCCGGATGGAACTGATGTATGACCTCATCTTCCTGGCCCTGCGCACCGACTCGACGCGGCTGGTCACCTTCGCCGGGGCGGGAGGCAACGAGGTCGTCGACCTCGAGGGGGTCGATGACGGCTGGCACAACCTCAGCCATCATGGCAAGGACCCGGACAAGATCGGCAAGCTGGCGATCATCGAACTGGAGGAAATGCGGCTGTTCGGCGAGTTCCTGAAGCGCCTCGAATCGGTGGAAGAGGGCGGGCGCACGTTGCTCGACCAGACCGCCATCGTGCTCGGCTCGAACCTCGGCAACGCCTCAAGCCATAACAACACCAACCTCCCGATCCTCGCGGCGGGGGGGCGCTTCCGCCACGGCCAGCACCTCGCCTTCAATCCCGACAACCCGCCGCCCCTCTGCGATCTGTTCGTATCCTACCTGCAGCACCTCGGGCTGGAGGCGGGCGAGTTCTCGACCGGCAAGCGGACACTCGAAGGGCTGGAAGTCGTCTCCTAA
- a CDS encoding sulfatase-like hydrolase/transferase, producing the protein MPLPSVALLAALALPALASFPEPPERPNFIVILMDDWGYNDIGCYTYPDKTDYYPNAGPAPNFPQTDPDIPAPNLARTLTPRLDQMADQGIRFTSYYSCARNCTPARASLVTGCYAPRVDMPDVINPNTNFGLNTTEITIAEILKTQGYATGMVGKWHLGYNPGQLRASQYLPIRHGFDSWLGIPYSNDMFQVENFLIEDETPVLTMGTGWANAGDNQHTINWRYTERALQFIEDHQAGPFFLYLAHSMPHVPTWPSLTTFTNADGTTWPQFAGASGHGYYYDIVMEIDHSMGRILDRLETLGIDDRTMVIFTSDNGPWLSKAGIDLDDVAVGSAYPLRESKSTTLEGGPRVPCIVRWPGMIPAGQVTDEVAGHIDLLPTLARLAGTEAPTDRVIDGKDIWPVLAGQPGAASPHSELYYYSGNTMHGVRQGPWKFRRPNATTRQLYHLDNDIQERDNEFANEPVLAAELEALIDSFETGLKAGERLHGNYSDQEIVIDTTRLTLVEGGSASFQVKLAQAPAGTVGVSVAPVFGDDGIVVSSGADLEFDAATWDTWQTVTVSAEEDTDTLDRGVMLRCSSTSFQPVREVFAFATDNDAVPQVEVALVWPRIPSSRIAGTDVLLHAEASAAVNTIEDPPGTTYLWSQPGGPGSVTFSDSTSPATGISFPLDGAYTIGLTASYPGAGSGAVSFDIEVGATSVITPAATIAHAADADPGGGPTWEDSLGDSARDWSLAPGVTRTTTDPAPSLPGLDAAYDFGGGSIPAGGRSLHLDAFSTGSATIDLWLRPDDLLAAGQQVIWETGGDIGASFTRQGSTVSFAVDDGGSSTATGAVAAATLAAATGSDGFIHLAGVIDLAGDVIRLYLNGTEAATAPIPAVNDWCGTSYSGLATIADSVGSETTADGHLGGNDLLGGGPWTTFDGQIASIGFYDRVLSPAEVGDLFSATATGGVGPQVDAGPDRSIAFTATALLSGSASDDGRPGPGPTTEWTKAEGPGIATIADPSSAATSATFSLPGLHRMRLFADDTQVRVYDDAEVSVAPLTYAEWASGIAFGPGEDGPLDNPDGDERVNLWEWTFGLNPLSPDPPEAGLDVRSEPISGGIRMIFEFTKPRDRQPSIVFQESAALDQWDDITTPTPVVTNVSATHEHWSFTYDIPDSVPRLFLRAKVTE; encoded by the coding sequence ATGCCCCTTCCCTCCGTGGCGCTGCTGGCGGCGCTTGCGCTCCCGGCACTCGCTTCCTTTCCCGAGCCGCCCGAACGGCCGAACTTCATCGTCATCCTCATGGATGACTGGGGCTACAACGACATCGGCTGCTACACGTATCCCGACAAGACCGACTACTACCCGAACGCCGGTCCAGCCCCGAACTTCCCGCAGACCGATCCCGACATCCCGGCCCCCAACCTCGCCCGCACCCTCACCCCGCGGCTCGACCAGATGGCCGACCAGGGGATCCGCTTCACCAGCTACTACTCGTGTGCCCGGAACTGCACGCCGGCCCGGGCCAGCCTCGTCACCGGTTGCTATGCGCCAAGGGTCGACATGCCGGACGTCATCAACCCGAACACCAACTTCGGGCTCAACACGACCGAGATCACCATCGCTGAGATCCTGAAGACGCAAGGCTACGCGACCGGCATGGTCGGCAAATGGCATCTCGGCTACAACCCGGGCCAGCTACGAGCTTCGCAGTACCTACCGATCCGGCACGGCTTCGACTCGTGGCTCGGGATCCCCTACAGCAACGACATGTTCCAGGTGGAGAATTTCCTCATCGAGGACGAAACCCCGGTCCTCACCATGGGCACCGGCTGGGCCAATGCCGGGGACAACCAGCACACCATCAACTGGCGTTACACCGAGCGCGCCCTCCAGTTCATCGAGGATCACCAGGCCGGGCCGTTCTTCCTCTATCTCGCCCACAGCATGCCGCACGTGCCGACCTGGCCGTCGCTCACCACCTTCACCAATGCGGACGGCACCACCTGGCCGCAGTTCGCCGGCGCCAGCGGCCATGGTTACTACTACGACATCGTCATGGAGATCGACCACTCCATGGGCCGCATCCTCGACCGGCTCGAGACGCTCGGCATCGACGACCGAACGATGGTCATCTTCACCTCCGACAACGGACCGTGGCTCAGCAAGGCCGGCATCGACCTCGATGACGTCGCGGTCGGCTCCGCCTACCCCCTGCGGGAGTCGAAGTCGACCACGCTGGAAGGCGGCCCGCGCGTCCCCTGCATCGTCCGCTGGCCGGGAATGATTCCCGCCGGGCAGGTCACCGACGAAGTGGCCGGCCACATCGACCTGCTCCCGACCCTCGCCAGGCTCGCGGGCACCGAGGCCCCGACGGACCGGGTCATCGACGGCAAGGACATCTGGCCGGTCCTCGCCGGACAACCGGGCGCCGCCTCGCCCCACTCGGAGCTCTACTATTACTCTGGCAACACGATGCACGGGGTTCGCCAGGGGCCTTGGAAATTCCGCCGGCCGAATGCCACCACCCGCCAGCTCTACCACCTCGACAACGACATCCAGGAGCGCGACAACGAGTTCGCCAACGAGCCGGTTCTGGCCGCCGAGCTCGAGGCGCTGATCGACAGCTTCGAGACCGGACTGAAGGCCGGCGAGCGGCTCCACGGCAACTACTCGGATCAGGAGATCGTCATCGACACCACGCGCCTCACCCTCGTCGAAGGCGGGAGCGCCAGCTTCCAGGTGAAACTCGCCCAGGCCCCGGCGGGCACCGTCGGGGTCAGCGTTGCCCCGGTCTTCGGCGACGACGGAATCGTGGTGTCGAGCGGGGCCGATCTCGAGTTCGACGCGGCGACTTGGGACACCTGGCAAACCGTCACGGTGAGCGCCGAGGAGGACACCGATACCCTCGACCGCGGGGTCATGCTCCGCTGTTCCTCGACCTCCTTCCAGCCGGTGCGGGAGGTCTTCGCCTTCGCCACCGACAACGACGCCGTCCCGCAGGTGGAAGTCGCCCTCGTCTGGCCCCGGATCCCGAGCAGCCGGATTGCCGGCACCGACGTCCTGCTCCATGCCGAGGCCTCCGCCGCGGTCAACACCATCGAAGACCCACCCGGCACGACCTACCTCTGGTCCCAGCCGGGCGGCCCGGGCAGCGTCACCTTCAGCGATTCGACATCCCCCGCCACCGGTATCAGCTTCCCGCTCGACGGGGCTTACACGATCGGCCTGACCGCCTCCTATCCGGGCGCCGGATCCGGGGCCGTCAGCTTCGACATCGAGGTCGGAGCCACATCCGTCATAACCCCGGCCGCCACCATCGCCCATGCCGCCGACGCCGACCCCGGGGGCGGACCGACGTGGGAAGACTCCCTCGGCGACAGTGCCCGAGATTGGTCGCTGGCCCCCGGTGTGACCCGCACCACCACCGACCCCGCGCCGTCCCTGCCCGGACTCGACGCCGCCTACGACTTCGGCGGCGGAAGCATCCCGGCCGGCGGACGCTCCCTCCATCTGGACGCCTTCAGCACCGGATCGGCCACCATTGACCTCTGGCTCCGGCCGGACGACCTGCTCGCGGCGGGCCAGCAGGTAATCTGGGAAACCGGCGGCGACATCGGTGCCAGCTTCACCCGGCAGGGCTCCACGGTGTCGTTCGCGGTCGACGACGGCGGCTCCAGCACGGCGACCGGAGCGGTCGCCGCCGCCACTCTCGCCGCCGCGACCGGCAGCGACGGTTTCATCCACCTCGCCGGGGTGATCGACCTCGCGGGCGACGTCATCCGGCTCTACCTCAACGGCACCGAGGCGGCCACGGCACCGATCCCGGCCGTCAACGACTGGTGCGGAACCTCTTATTCGGGCCTGGCCACCATCGCCGACTCGGTCGGCAGTGAAACGACCGCCGACGGCCACCTTGGCGGCAACGACCTGCTCGGCGGCGGGCCATGGACGACCTTCGACGGCCAGATCGCCAGTATCGGATTCTACGACCGGGTCCTCAGCCCGGCCGAGGTCGGCGACCTCTTCAGCGCGACCGCCACCGGAGGGGTCGGCCCGCAGGTCGACGCGGGTCCGGACCGCAGCATCGCCTTCACCGCCACCGCCCTCCTCTCCGGCAGCGCCAGCGACGACGGACGCCCCGGACCCGGCCCGACCACCGAATGGACGAAGGCCGAAGGTCCGGGAATCGCCACGATCGCCGACCCCTCGTCCGCCGCCACCAGTGCAACCTTCAGCCTTCCCGGCCTCCACCGGATGCGCCTTTTCGCCGACGACACGCAGGTCCGGGTCTACGACGACGCCGAGGTCAGTGTCGCACCCCTGACGTATGCCGAGTGGGCGAGCGGGATCGCCTTCGGCCCCGGAGAAGACGGCCCCCTGGACAACCCGGACGGCGACGAGAGGGTCAACCTCTGGGAGTGGACCTTCGGGCTCAATCCCCTCTCACCCGACCCGCCCGAGGCGGGTCTCGACGTCCGCTCCGAACCGATCAGCGGCGGCATCCGGATGATCTTCGAATTCACTAAACCCCGCGACCGCCAACCGTCCATCGTCTTCCAGGAAAGCGCCGCACTCGACCAATGGGACGACATCACCACTCCCACTCCCGTCGTCACCAACGTCTCCGCCACCCACGAGCACTGGAGCTTCACCTACGACATCCCCGACTCCGTCCCCCGCCTCTTCCTCCGCGCCAAGGTGACTGAATAA
- a CDS encoding LysM peptidoglycan-binding domain-containing protein — protein sequence MALAVFGMILGAAGLYFGVAANQRLVAIGESMEAGSTRLGGLESRMEDYETQGAELGAQVERFEGVVKEFEGAVKRASDDSERRGGAVTELATALQVNRTQIIKNAESISKLTRVEVPAVSPAAPSMPDLPTSPESLPDAPTTPDEPEMPDTPGEPDTPGEPDTATPPDTPSVPDTPSEGDTPGATTTYVIRSGDTFGKIATRLGIELQAILDANPDADPSRLQIGDVINVPADD from the coding sequence ATGGCTCTCGCCGTGTTCGGTATGATCCTTGGTGCCGCCGGGCTGTATTTTGGCGTGGCGGCCAACCAGCGGCTTGTGGCGATTGGTGAGTCGATGGAGGCCGGAAGCACGAGGCTCGGAGGCCTCGAGAGCCGCATGGAGGATTACGAGACCCAGGGGGCTGAGCTCGGTGCTCAGGTGGAGAGATTCGAGGGTGTCGTCAAAGAATTCGAAGGTGCCGTGAAACGGGCCAGTGACGACAGCGAGCGACGTGGTGGAGCGGTCACCGAACTGGCGACGGCACTGCAGGTGAACCGTACGCAGATCATCAAGAATGCAGAGTCGATCTCCAAACTGACGCGTGTCGAGGTTCCTGCGGTTTCGCCTGCTGCCCCCAGCATGCCCGATTTGCCCACTTCCCCGGAGAGTCTGCCCGATGCACCAACGACTCCCGACGAACCCGAAATGCCTGACACCCCAGGAGAGCCTGATACGCCAGGAGAGCCTGACACAGCAACTCCTCCCGATACACCAAGCGTCCCTGACACACCGAGTGAAGGCGACACACCGGGCGCTACCACGACCTACGTCATTCGGTCGGGCGACACCTTCGGGAAAATTGCGACCCGCTTGGGAATCGAATTGCAGGCCATACTGGATGCCAATCCCGATGCGGACCCGTCGCGTCTGCAGATCGGCGATGTCATCAATGTTCCGGCTGACGACTGA
- a CDS encoding right-handed parallel beta-helix repeat-containing protein produces the protein MKQCSSPTPIVCLIPLFGVLLLDPSPAAEIVVTTNLDSVGDPAGPPAGSLRKAVEDAQPGDTITFAPALSGATIALDGQAISANKSLTIDASALADPVSIDAGGSSRVLETTAIASVTLRKLVLADGDAMTTGNGGAVYSQGNLYLEETTITGSSADNGGAIFQEGNDFSLSACTLSGNSASSFGGAIFVSSVLDLDTCTLANNSSGVNGGAIYLDSGAPLVASSCTISGNETGPGAAIAGPSAVTLNRTILAGNLNDSAMESNLSVLAVNPIGMNFIGDTGGLPNLGTPGIDYLTGDPMLGPLGDHGGPTATMLPLAGSPVIDATVDWWLPPFDQRGLPRPKDGDGDGLARTDIGAVEYYLGTVDTATDENDSPAGTLLSLREAVADHSLDGIVFAPALSGATILLDHGPLVIDRSLAVDASGLVDPVVIDAGGLSRVMQVNPSRVATLEGVVITGGRTADGSGTAPGQKAAPGGGILNLGTLTLREVTITGNTTGRGYEQAEGGIVGPGGRGGGISNAGTLVIERSSISGNSTGRGGNGLATAPGWEGYGYDGADGGSGGGIDQQGGSLQIHNSTIAGNTTGAGGNGGDAGSGGDGGHGAGIHISGGTLLVTETTISGNATGSGNPVGGTGGGSRGQGGAVYLGAATNLSIVGSIAAANLPEDVAGPGALSLDGPNLIGGDPVLAPLGDYGGATATMPPLPGCPAIDAWGGLGPEQSPTDQRGLPRLVGDGVDLGAVESQGLLSDLGLFWDSDFDGDGNGFGAEYALGTNPSVADPGNSRNLTAPRINGSGERKMFFGLNPAAGPHTIWILSRSPDLSPGSFVPIFRYDGSTDLLEVQPGIEARFTPAYAPGMIQVTDTNQPMSRAFYRVEARLVPPSP, from the coding sequence ATGAAACAATGCAGCTCCCCGACCCCGATCGTCTGCCTGATCCCGCTGTTCGGAGTCCTGCTCCTGGATCCCTCGCCGGCGGCAGAGATCGTGGTCACCACGAACCTCGACTCGGTCGGCGATCCGGCCGGCCCTCCCGCAGGCTCGCTGCGCAAGGCGGTCGAGGATGCGCAGCCCGGCGACACCATCACCTTCGCTCCAGCGCTTTCGGGGGCGACCATCGCGCTCGACGGCCAGGCGATCTCGGCGAACAAGTCCCTCACCATCGATGCTTCGGCACTGGCTGATCCGGTTTCCATCGACGCCGGCGGATCGTCGCGGGTCCTCGAGACCACTGCAATCGCCTCGGTTACGCTCCGCAAGCTCGTGCTGGCCGACGGCGATGCAATGACCACCGGCAATGGTGGAGCGGTGTATTCTCAAGGGAATCTCTACCTCGAGGAAACCACCATCACCGGCAGCAGTGCCGACAATGGCGGCGCCATTTTTCAAGAGGGTAATGACTTTAGTCTTTCCGCCTGCACCCTCTCAGGAAACTCCGCTTCGTCCTTCGGCGGAGCCATTTTCGTCTCAAGTGTCCTGGACCTCGACACATGCACGCTCGCGAACAACTCGAGCGGAGTCAATGGCGGCGCCATCTACCTCGATTCCGGGGCTCCGCTCGTTGCCAGCTCCTGCACCATTTCCGGCAACGAGACGGGGCCGGGAGCGGCGATCGCCGGGCCCAGCGCGGTCACGCTGAACCGCACCATCCTCGCCGGCAACCTCAACGATTCCGCCATGGAGTCGAATCTCTCAGTGCTCGCCGTCAACCCGATCGGCATGAATTTCATCGGTGATACCGGAGGCCTGCCCAACCTCGGAACCCCGGGGATCGACTACCTCACCGGCGACCCGATGCTGGGCCCCCTCGGCGACCACGGAGGCCCGACCGCCACCATGCTGCCGTTGGCGGGATCGCCGGTCATCGACGCCACCGTCGATTGGTGGCTCCCGCCGTTTGATCAGCGTGGGCTCCCGAGGCCCAAGGACGGCGACGGGGATGGACTGGCGCGCACGGACATCGGTGCGGTGGAATACTACCTCGGCACCGTTGACACCGCCACCGACGAGAACGACTCCCCGGCGGGAACGCTGCTTTCGCTGCGCGAGGCGGTCGCCGACCACTCGCTCGACGGCATCGTCTTCGCCCCGGCTCTCTCCGGAGCGACGATCCTCCTCGACCACGGGCCGCTCGTCATCGACCGGTCGCTTGCCGTGGATGCCTCGGGTCTAGTGGACCCGGTGGTCATTGACGCCGGCGGACTCTCGCGAGTCATGCAGGTGAATCCTTCGCGGGTTGCCACGCTCGAGGGTGTGGTGATCACCGGTGGCAGGACGGCGGATGGCTCGGGGACGGCCCCCGGCCAAAAGGCGGCTCCAGGGGGCGGGATCCTCAACCTGGGTACGCTCACGTTGCGCGAGGTCACCATCACCGGGAACACGACCGGCCGCGGCTACGAGCAGGCCGAGGGTGGCATCGTGGGGCCGGGCGGCCGGGGAGGCGGCATCTCGAACGCGGGCACCCTCGTCATCGAGCGCTCGAGCATTTCCGGAAATTCGACCGGACGCGGTGGCAACGGGCTGGCCACAGCGCCGGGCTGGGAGGGTTACGGATACGACGGTGCCGATGGGGGATCCGGCGGCGGAATCGATCAGCAGGGCGGCTCGCTGCAGATCCACAACTCGACCATCGCGGGCAACACCACCGGAGCGGGCGGAAACGGAGGCGACGCCGGAAGCGGTGGAGATGGCGGGCATGGAGCCGGGATCCATATCTCCGGCGGCACGCTGCTCGTCACCGAGACCACCATCTCCGGCAACGCGACCGGCAGCGGAAATCCGGTCGGCGGAACGGGTGGCGGCAGCAGAGGGCAAGGCGGAGCGGTTTATCTAGGTGCAGCGACGAATCTCTCCATCGTGGGCAGCATCGCCGCCGCCAACCTGCCGGAAGATGTCGCCGGACCCGGTGCTCTCTCGCTGGATGGTCCCAATCTGATCGGCGGCGATCCGGTGCTCGCTCCTCTCGGCGACTACGGCGGCGCTACGGCGACCATGCCTCCGCTGCCTGGATGCCCCGCCATCGACGCCTGGGGAGGACTCGGTCCCGAACAGTCGCCAACCGACCAACGGGGATTGCCGCGGCTTGTCGGAGATGGAGTGGACCTCGGGGCCGTCGAGTCCCAGGGCTTGCTCAGCGACCTCGGCCTGTTCTGGGACAGCGACTTCGACGGCGATGGCAATGGCTTCGGCGCCGAGTACGCCTTGGGCACGAATCCGAGCGTCGCCGATCCCGGGAATTCCCGCAACCTCACGGCACCGCGGATCAACGGTTCGGGGGAGCGGAAGATGTTCTTTGGGCTCAATCCCGCCGCCGGACCCCACACGATCTGGATTCTCAGCCGCTCGCCCGACCTGTCTCCCGGGAGCTTCGTGCCGATCTTCCGCTACGACGGCTCCACCGATTTGCTCGAGGTGCAACCGGGCATCGAGGCCAGGTTTACGCCGGCTTATGCGCCCGGCATGATCCAAGTGACCGACACGAATCAACCGATGTCGCGAGCCTTCTACCGAGTCGAGGCCAGACTCGTCCCGCCTTCGCCCTGA